The Triticum urartu cultivar G1812 chromosome 6, Tu2.1, whole genome shotgun sequence genome includes the window TCTCCAACTATCTTCACCAAACCGAATGCCCACAAATATCCAAGGACACTCAGATGTGTTGGGGAGAGGATTTGACTCATTTTGAGCCAAAGGAGAGAACCAACATCTACTGAGGAAGCTTGGGGAGAGCTCTTATAAATACCTCTCAAACCCTAGCTGTCGCTGTCAAATTCATCATTTGTCAAATTCATCATTATCTACAATACGATGGCTTCCTGACTGTCTACTATAACAAGTTTGCTCGGCTCCGGCGAGTGACGGGCGATGACGGCAGGCACGGTTGACTGCTTTAGTCGTCGCTGGATGGTCTATGAATATGGGAGTAATTTTTATTATGTCTGATATTTGATGAACTGTCATGATTGAAGATGGATATATCAAAAGTTTCTCGAAAAAAAGTATGTACATCAAGTAAAATATTATTGATCACGATACCGGGATGTAGCACACATATATGAGGAGAGGGAGTAAGCTTGTATGTAAAGAACCAACTTTTATATTTAATCACCATACACTGCATTATACTAGTTGTAGTCTTGTAAAATAAACACTCTTACCAGAAAATAAGACACAAGCCATGGAAGATGCTTTAAAGTAGTGCGTCAAGGACATTCACACAGCCCAATTAGACAAACCAAATTCATGATACACCAGTAAATACATAGAGATCAACAAGCTAGTATGTGCTTCTGCTTTCAAGATGTATCGTCACTTGATTCATGTCAATATGACATGACTAAGTTGCCAGTAAGGCAATAACTTGTCCAAGAATATCGAATGCGACCTGTGGTTGGTTTCGCTTTAGTTCAGCAAACCCCTCGGTGTTTATGATTTCTTGTAATCTCTTGCCGTTTCTTGTCATATACCTGAGACAGCAACCCTTGAGCTGCTGACAATGGTATTGCTCTGCAAGATCCAAGGTGAAACCCACCGTGTTGATATCCAGCGCCTTGCTCAACCTCATCTCGCGTATCAGCTTTAGTCTTTCCATTGCGTAACGATCAGCCGCGACGAGCAGATGCTGCACCATGTTTGTGGTCTCTTCCGTCGCCTCATCCATAGACTCTGGCAGACGATCATTGTACATGTAATGCAGCACAATCTCGAAAACCTTTGCATTTATGTCCTTGATGAGGATGCTGCTTCCTCTGCTCTCCATCATGGTGCCGCACAGCTTGGCTCGGAAGACGGGCGATCGCGCAGCGAGTACGCACGCGTGCACCTTGAATCTCTTGAACCAGCCGATCTTGATGGTCAAGTCCGCCTTGAGGCCGCTGTCTAGAAGATTAGCTAGATCTTTGCTTAGGTCTGCGGGTGGCACGATGACGCTGTCGTTATCGTCGCCCTCCAGTCGGTCGTCCATCAGTATTGGGACCTCGACGGTGCACTTGATCACGAGATAGTCATCCTTGAGGCACCCGGACGCGGCCAAGTCGGCTTTACTCACGAACTTGTCGGTACCCCTGACCAACGAAGTGGACGAGAACTTCGGGGTGTGCAAACTGATTTTGTGCTTCTCCCCTGTCGCCGGCGCCGCGGGGTCCTGAAGGCAGAAGGAATAGTAGGCCGTGACCTTATCCTCGCCGGCATTCATCAGCTTAAGGAAAATCGAACTGAACTGGTCGTCGACAACGCTAGTGTTGCCGTTCGGGTAGTACAGGATAGCCCAGTCGTGATCAGCAACGCGGAAAGTGTCGGAAGTGAGCTTAATCTTGCCCGTGATGGTGGAGTGGCCGACGACCTTGAACAGGTGCACGCCGGCGTGAACCACCACCGTTGAGGAGGACTTGGTTACCATGGCGGCCGGCCGGCGGACTTGTAGCGAAGAGGTTTCGAGAAACAAAATCGATCTAAACGAATCGATGGGCAGACAGAGCCACGGACGTACATCGATCGATGTTTTTAATTGCGCGTATATTTGTCGGAGATTCACCCGGATGCTGGTACTTGTTAATCGCTACGGATGTGTTTCCTGCGCCGGTCTCTTGCTTATCACAGACGTGAGGAGGGCAACAGAACGGTCTTTTTTTTTAAGAAAGCACTAGGGACACAGGCGTTCATATATATGCGCATACACTCATCTCTATAAAAACACACACGCAGACCCTACCTTTATAAGCACATACGATAGATTGAcgggcatatcatcttgagattgacaAGATCAACACATATGCCTTATAGTCGACAaaaacgtctcctcccactgaacgagCATCGCCAAAATTTTataataaatccagaaataatgCGAGCATCAATACTTGAACCCGGATGAGCTGGGGTTATCACTGTCtttctaaccatccaaccacatgttggttcgCCAAAACGGTCCATTATGCTCGATACTAGTCACCTTATTGGTGTCGCTAATGACAAACCTACTTATGGAAGAAAGTTTAAAGTTTAACGCATGTTGGCTTGCTGAGGAGACAGTAGAGGAGGTAGTGAAGACAGCCTAGCTGAGGCCACCACCCTCCCCCTCGCGTCGTCCTCCTCGGGCGGCTCATgggcgaaaccctagccgccgtgCAAGCCCCTCCTCCTGGCTCTctcctcccccgccgccgccgtcggccCTCGCCGGTCTGGCCCCCACGGTGGTTGGTAGCGGCGGGGCTTCCCCTCGCGCCATCCTCGCTTGCGATCCCCCTCCACGCTCCCTAACCCTCGCTCTGGTCTCCGTCTATCCCCTTTCTGCGCGGCGCTCTTCCCCAACTCTAGACTCGGCGGCTCCCATTGGACGCTCGAGAGGCTGCCCTTTCCGCTGGATCCGGCACTGGTGCTGGTTCCGATGGCAGCGCCTGCTCGTTCCGGCTTTCCCCCATTGGGCATGGCTCACGGCCCTGCACCTATTGAAGCTCGCTATAGCCGTGTTCAAGTCGCCGGATCCTATGCTCTAGCAGTTGGTGGTCATCAATTTCGGCCACAGACGCACTTTTGTTCTCCCGGGGCTATATGGTGGCTGTGGAGGTGTCCTGGGTGGTTGTGGCGGGGTTGTTGGCTGGCGGTGGATGTGATGTGTCGGCTCTACGACGAGCGGCGACCATGGGTGCTAGTCTGTGATTTCGGCCTTGTGGGCGGCGAGGTTGCGGCAGACGTGTACCGTGATGGTAGGGTGCCCCGTCGGTTGGCGTTCCTGCTTCTGATGAAGATCTCTGTTCCTCTCAGTTGGCTTGCGCCCCTCAGATCTGATCTATGGCCGTATGGACGTAGTGTGGAGCGGGATCGGGGGAAACCCTTGTTCATCGGCGCGGCCACGACATAGACGGCACCATTGTTTGGTGTCGGGTCCCTCCTTGGAGGCCTTGTTGAGGTCCCCTCCCACCGGTCACCTTCCCTTCTTGTGGTGAAATCTCTGGTTCCCCCTGTGGACCGTGGTGGCGTGCTGTCGTCTCATCCCTTCCAGGAGGCATCGTACGGGATGCGTGGAAGCAAGGTTGGCGCTTGCTGCTTGTTTGAGGGCGGATGGTAGCGTCTTCCTGTGCATCTTCTTTCGCTGGTCTTCTTGTTGCACTATCATTCTTCGAGTCTTGTTTGGATGTGTGGTTGGTTGTGCTCGGTGGTGAGGTCACGGGAGCCCTACGGTTGTGGTTCAAACTCTGATTTCTCATGTCCGGGATGCTATGTTGGTTTTGTCAATGCGGCTCTCGGTGAGCTTTCTACCTTCCGACGTTACGACGTCCTTCGAGCCAGGGCAAGAGGATTGTGGTCCTCCTCGGAGGTTGAATCGAATGGCGTGCCGGCAGGTTCTGCGGGAGTAGGCGATGGCCACCGTTGCTGGTGCTTCTTGTTGTTCTCACCTTGATGCTGGTGTAGCTGTTGTCCTAGATGTTTGGACTTGGCAATTCAGGCCGGGCTCCTTCTTCCACTTTTTTATTGCTATTGTTGTTAGGCTATGAGTTGTTCTAGCACTTTGTATCTCTATCGTTTTATTGTTTTCTTCCTTTGTAAGCTGTTAGTTTGTAATCCTGGTTGGTTGATGACTTTGTTAATTCAAAGCCGGGCTAGGTTCGAACCTTCCCTCGGGCTCGCCCGTCGCCTTTTTTTTAAAGACAGTCTGGCTGAGGAGACCATGGAGGATGGTGATCATggacgacgaaggagaggagaCAACACCAAAGACATGAGATTTGGGACTAATTGTTGGAATCAAAGGCCAACTCCGACGGGCGACCCCAAACGGATGTTCGTTTTGTCCAGATTTTTTCCATTTAGGTCGGGCAAATGGACACCATCTGACCGGTTTTGGGAGTGCGGTGCTAGTGCGCCCAACGCAGCCGACGCATTTGGTCTGGCTAGCCGACGACCAAATTTAGACAATTTTTTAACTAAAAAAACATTGCATATACTCCTCGTGTTCCTAAATATTGGTCCTTTTACATATTGCAGTACgaactacatacggaacaaaatgagtgaatctacactctaaggCATGTTCTAATCTCCTCCAGCTTCTATCTTCTAAAAATTCTGGAGTGAATCTGTCCCGACGGTTTAGGTCATAGAAGCTGGAAACGAGAAGTTGAGCTGGGCCGTAATGCAAATTAGAGAAGCCAGGGAAATCCAGCTCCACGAAAGCAAGAAGTGGGAGTTGAGAGTATTTACAACGATGTTGCCACCGCCTAAGAAAACGATTCGTTATCTTCCCCCTCAAAACAGAAAATGAATCGCTAGAGGAGCGGCTCCCTCTCTCGTACATAGGGCTGGCCGAACTGGGCTGGTTCCAGACGGCCCGTTATGGCGCTTAGGCAGGCCAGCGACGCTGCCAGCCCATGCTAGCGATGGAGAAGTGTAGCGATGCTGCCGAACGGAATGACTTCGCTACATGGAGCAAGAAGCTGCGCTAAGAAGCTGGATTCGTGGAGTTTGGAGAAGCTGGAGGAGATCAGAACATGCCCTAAAATATGTCTGCATGCAATTCCTATTGAAATCCCTAAAAAGCCTTATATTCAGAAACGAAGATAATAGTTTACAACCAAATAAATCAAGTAGTATCATAAGAATAAATAGTTTCACAACCGAATAAACAACACAAAGTTTACAACCAAATTTAAATTGTCACGAATACATTGAAAGAAAATAAACCGATACATAtactagtttttttgtttttgtaagaaaacttccaatctattcatcttcaatcatggcgGTACAATGAATATCAGAAATAATAAAAACTACATCCAGATCCGCAGACCACCTAGCGATGACTACAAACACTGTTGCCTGCCGAAGGCATGCCATCATCATCGCCCCTCCCTTGTCAGAGTCAGGAAAATTTTGTTGTAGTAGATAATTGGGAAGTCGTCGTGGTAAGCCCCATAGGACCAGCGTAGTAGAACAGCGACTGCCGCCGATGTAGAGTAGCGTAGATCGAAAGGATCCAACCGAAAGACACACAAACACAGATGAACTACGACCGGGTCCGAGGAAGTCCACCAAGGACAGATCTGCCGGAGACACACCTCGACACGCCCACCGACGATGCTAGACGCACCACCGGGACGAGGGCTAGGTCGGGAGAAACTTATTCCATCATCAGGGAGCCGATGTCGTCTCATCTTCCTAAGCATGGCACAAACCCTAAGAAAAATCGAAGGAACATCTAAAACAGAGCCCTCCCGTTGGTAAGGCCCAGGATCCACCGCGCTGTGATGACCCTAAGGCCATCAGAGACGAGGCGGACCGGCAGCGACGTTGGCGGGAGGCAGAGAAACCCTAGGATTTCCTTAGGGGAGGAGGTGTCCGCGTAGGCTTCTAACGATACATCTAGTTGTCAATGTGATTTCACATGTGCTCAACCAAGTCATTTTGGAGTTGCATATGAGTATGCCAATCAAGCATTTCATGATGAATTGGGTAAACTGCTCAAACCCTTGGTCGTAGATGCTATTATCACGCTCATCCTCCAcgatcatattgtgcatgatctgacaagcagtcatcacctcccaaaCCTTGTCGGTGCTTCATGTCAGTGCAGGGTGTCGAATGATATGCCATCGAGATTGAAGCACACCAAAATCACGCTCCACGTCCTTCCTAGCACTCTCTTGTGCTTGGGCAAATCGTTTTTTCTTCTCTCCTTCTGGATTGGATATTGTCTTCACAACAGTTGACCACTGCTAATAAATATCATCAGCTAGGTAGTATCCCTTGTTGTAATGGTGGCCATTGATCCCAAAGTTTACCTCTAGGCAGTGGCCTTCTGCAAGCCTTGCGAGCACTGAAAAACGCTGGAGCACGTTCATGTCATTATGAGAACCAGCCATGTCGAAAAGAGAGTGCCATATCCAAAGATCTTGTGAAGCCACTGCTTCTAGCTAGTATGATAGTGCAAACTTTCGCAAGCCTCTTGTACCGCCCCTGCCAAGCACATGAACAGTTCTACaatctatgctgccaagcatTCCGGAAAGCCTCTATCTGCATTGATTGCCAACAACCGGGTTGTACCTCCGACATTTGACTCTCTCGGGTACTCAATGTCAAACACTGCTAGCACGGCCTTGCAGAACCTGTACATTGAAGTGGGGCATGTGGACTCACTCATGTAGGCGTACTCATCCATAAGATCACTCGGAATTCCGTATGCAAGCGTACAAATAGCCACAGTGCATTTCTGATAAGAGGAGAAACCAACCTTGCCAAGGGCATCCTTCTTGCACTCAAAGTAATTATCATATGCTACCACTCCTTCTCGAATACGATTGAACACATGCCTCGCCATCCGAAAGCGAAGTTGGAAAAGATGGGGTTTGAAGAGCGGGGAATCCTCAAAGTAATCGGCATAGAGCAGGGCATGCCCGCTTTGTCTATTGTGTTTCAACACTGGAGCATGGCCCGGGATTGATCCTCTGAACCTAGGTCACCGCCTGGCAATGTGGTCATTGACGatcatgttggaaatatgccctagaggcaataataaattgattattattatatttccttgttcatgataatcgtttattatccatgctataattgtattgataggaaactcagatacatgtgtggatacatagacaacaccatgtccctagtgagcctctagttgactagctcgttgatcaatagatggttacggtttcctgaccatggacattggatgtcgttgataacgggatcacatcattaggagaatgatgtgatggacaagacccaatcctgaGCCTAGCACAAAggtcgtgtagttcgtatgctaaagcttttctaatgtcaagtatcatttccttagaccatgagattgtgcaactcccggataccgtaggaatgctttgggtgtatcaaacgtcacaacgtaactgggtgactataaaggtgcactacaggtatctccgaaagtgtctgttgggttggcacgaatcgagactgggatttgtcactccgtgtaaacggagaggtatctctgggcccactcggtaggacatcatcataatgtgcacaatgtgatcaaggagttgatcacgggatgatgtgttacggaacgagtaaagagacttgcgggtaacgagattgaacaaggtatcgggataccgacgatcgaatctcgggcaagtatcgtactgctagacaaagggaattgtatacgggattgattaagtccttgacatcgtggttcatccgatgagatcatcgtggaatgtgggagccaacatgggtatccagatcccgctgttggttattgaccggagaacgtctcggtcatgtctgcatgtcttccgaacccgtagggtctacacacttaaggttcgatgacgctagggttgtaaaggaagtttgtatgtggttaccgaatgttgttcggagttccggatgagatcccggacgtcacgaggagttccggaatggtccggaggtaaagatttatatatgagaagtcctgttttggtcaccggaagagtttcggggtttatcggtaacgtaccgggaccaccgggagggtcccgggggtccaccaagtggggccaccagccccgggggggcacatgggctgtagggagtgttccttggcctaaatgggccaagggcaccagccccactaaggcccatgcgcctaagagatggagagggggcaaaccctaatgggatatgggccttagggcccatattggtgcgcctccctctcccatcccctcttggccgcccccttgctccccatctagggctgccgccccctaggggtgggaaccctagagggggcgcagcccctccccttcccctatatatatgaggcctagggctgcccataacacacgcgattcgatctctcgttggtgcagccctgcatctctctctccctcctcttctgtggtgcttggcgaagccctgcaggattgccacgcttctccaccaccaccatgccgttgtgctgctgctggatggagtcttcctcaacctctccctctctccttgctggatcaaggcgtgggagacgtcaccgggctgtacgtgtgttgaacgcggaggtgccatccgttcggcactaggatctccgatgatttggatcacgacgagtacgactccatcaaccccgttcacttgaacgcttccgcttagcgatctacaagggtatgtagatgcactctccttcccctcgttgctggtctctccatagatagatcttggtgacacgtaggaaaattttgaatttctgctacgttccctaacagATCAATGCAGCAACCACAAGCTCTTCGCCATCCGGTGACAAGTCATCCGATGAACAAACGAAGTTGTTAAAAAAATACTCGTCCCCATTATCCATGGTAACTTGCGAGCAAAGTGGCGAACACCTTGCGGTTGTGGTGGAGACGCGGCCGGTGAAGAGCACCTCAGCCTCCCCGTACGAAGTAGGCTTGTAGTAGCGGAGACGAGTGCGGCAGGTGGCCTTGCAGCGCGAGGCGGGCGGTGTTGGGGCAGATGGGGGTTGCTGGCGGCCGTGGTTCCTCTAGTACCCGAGGCTGTGAAGAAAGCCCACAAACACCAGCAAGAACTCCTCCAAAAGCCGGCGAGGGGCGAGGGATTTGTGTAGATGTTGTGGGGCTATTGTGCAGCCAGAAAAATGGGTGGTGGTGGCTATGGCGGAGGGTGGCGGGGGGAGGTGCATGCCGCATAGAGAAGGAGGTATGTTCCACTGACATGCAGGTCACGTGGAGGACAAAGAGAGCGCCCGCGTGCATTCGTTCGCTGTCCATTTCAATGCAAACGCGACCCAATTTTGGGCTGAAAATGGGCCGAGGGCGGACAAAAAATGTACGCTCGTCCGTTCGCGGGCGCATATTGGCCCGCGATTTGTGTCCATTTCATTCCAAACGGACGTGGCCAGACCAAATGGAGTGACCCGTTGAAGTTGACCTAAGGATATTGCTTTGAGATCAGTTATGCTACATGTCAGTTTGCGGGAGATGGTCTCACCGTGGGGGCTGTACGACCCGGTCGTACAAGAATTTTATGCATGTGGCAATTGGAGGTGGGTCCACCCAACTCCTGTGTGGCTGAAACTTTAAAAGGCGGGGTTAGTAAAAATTTATGGATGCCTTTCCAATAAACAAAATTTATTCAGAAAGAAAAAGCATATTTCAAACATAAAATTAATATGGATAGGAAAGAATATACTTTATACATAAATTCTACTCCTTTTaatccaaaataagtgtcacaCTTTTGAACTAAGGTTAAATATATGTCTAGTTCAAAACTGCTACACTTATTATGAATCGAAGGGAGTACTAGGTGAGGAAAATATTAAGTTCAAACATAAAATATATTCAAAGTGCATAGTTCGAATTAAAGTTTGAGGGTCAGGGCATCTGCAACTATCTTCACCAAACCGAATGCCCACAAATATCCATAGACACTCTGATGTGTTGGGGAGAGGATTTGACTCATTTTGAGCCCTTGGATCAAAGGAGAGAACCAACATCTACTGAGGAAGCCTGGGGAGAGCTCTTATAAAtacctctcaaaccctagttgtTGCTATAAATCCATCATTATCTACAATATGATGACTTCctgactgtctactacaacaagtttgCTCGGCTCCGGCTAGTGTTGGGCGATGACGGTAGGCACGCTTCACTGCTCTAGTCGTCGCTGGGTGGTCTATGAATTGAGGaataatttttattatgtttgattTTTGTTGAAC containing:
- the LOC125514598 gene encoding BTB/POZ and MATH domain-containing protein 2-like, producing MVTKSSSTVVVHAGVHLFKVVGHSTITGKIKLTSDTFRVADHDWAILYYPNGNTSVVDDQFSSIFLKLMNAGEDKVTAYYSFCLQDPAAPATGEKHKISLHTPKFSSTSLVRGTDKFVSKADLAASGCLKDDYLVIKCTVEVPILMDDRLEGDDNDSVIVPPADLSKDLANLLDSGLKADLTIKIGWFKRFKVHACVLAARSPVFRAKLCGTMMESRGSSILIKDINAKVFEIVLHYMYNDRLPESMDEATEETTNMVQHLLVAADRYAMERLKLIREMRLSKALDINTVGFTLDLAEQYHCQQLKGCCLRYMTRNGKRLQEIINTEGFAELKRNQPQVAFDILGQVIALLAT